A window of the Oscillospiraceae bacterium NTUH-002-81 genome harbors these coding sequences:
- a CDS encoding YolD-like family protein has product MSNRAKIFSPFAALRGYEDEIASEGRDHLKGNRIELSEEGKEVLNQKISQLRKGQEITIKYFTDGYYEDIAEVLDAVDAINKELRIYTGFINDTGKELPTIIAFEDISEIGVNMT; this is encoded by the coding sequence ATGTCAAATCGCGCTAAAATCTTCTCTCCGTTTGCCGCCTTACGAGGCTATGAGGATGAGATTGCTTCTGAGGGCAGGGATCACCTGAAAGGAAATAGAATCGAACTGTCTGAAGAAGGCAAGGAAGTTCTGAACCAAAAGATCAGCCAGCTTCGGAAGGGACAAGAGATCACAATAAAATATTTCACAGACGGCTACTATGAAGATATAGCCGAGGTACTGGATGCTGTGGATGCGATAAACAAAGAACTGCGAATTTACACAGGCTTTATAAATGATACCGGCAAAGAGCTGCCGACCATTATTGCATTTGAAGATATATCAGAGATTGGGGTGAATATGACTTGA